The region GCAAGTTAACAATTTCTGTTTCAGTATCATCCAACCTGAATGTATATTTTTGTTCGTGTAGTTGATGAAATGTCTCCTTAATGGTTTCTAATTCTGCGTCAGTCCAATCCCCTTCAGGGACCGGTACTTTCACCGTATGTTCCTGCCCCAAATATCGCATGTCCGCAAACCGGTCAAAAACAACTTGATTCTTTTGAACGCCTTCATTGTCAAATTGCTGATATGCTTCATTTTCAATCATATTCCATTGACTCATAATTTCACTTAGATCTAAATTATTTAAACGTTTAATATATGTTTTAATGTAATCGTGCCGTAAATCACTCATAAGCATGCCCCATGCTGAGAAAACGGGAGATGCAGTTGGAATGACTACTTTTTTAACTCCTAACTCTTTCGCCAAAGCAGGAGCATGCATTGAACCGCCTCCGCCAAATGCAACTAATGTAAAGTCCTGTGGGTTATGCCCTTTTCTAATCGAAATGAGTTTTAATGCATTCAACATGTTAGAATTGGCAATTCGAATAATACCAAGCGCTGCTTCCTCAGCTGTCATATCAAAATAGTTTGCTATTTTTTCTTGTATCACATCTTTAACTAAATCCAAATTAACATCATAATCAAAGTTTTTAGCGGAAAGTCTTCCTGTTATTAAACTGGCATCTGTTGTCGTTGGCTCTTTCCCGCCTTGTCCATATGATACCGGTCCCGGATAAGCACCAGCTGATTCCGGCCCTACTTTTAATGCGCCGGCATCATCCAACCAAGCGATGGATCCTCCACCGTTCCCAATCTCAACTATATCGACTACGGGGGTTTTAATAGGGTATCCTGCATTACGATCATTCCGTTCAATATAATAATCTGTTGATACTTTCACCTCGCCATTTTCGATTAATGAACATTTTGCCGTTGTTCCACCAATATCAAAAGCAATAATGTTTTTCTCATTGATCAAATCTCCAAGCACTGCAGCCCCATAGATTCCAGCTACAGGACCTGATTCAACCATGTTTATGGGCACCTTCTTTGATTCATCAAATGTTGTCATACCCCCATTTGATTGCATGATAAAGTTATTACTTCCAGTATTAAACGCTTCCAACTCATTATCAAGCTTGTTCACATACGCTGATGCAGCAGGTTTAACGTATGAATTTAATGCAACAGTATTAGTTCTTTCATATTCTCTCCACTCTTGTATCACTTCATGAGAAGCAG is a window of Virgibacillus ihumii DNA encoding:
- a CDS encoding hydantoinase/oxoprolinase family protein — its product is MRVATDIGGTFTDLVYVNDQGRLDIAKGPTTPPNFEKGVLDVIDKSIDNKEEISTFIHGTTVIINALTERKGAKTGLITTEGFRDILEIARGNRPDLFNIRYKKPEPFIERHLRKEISERLNYQGEVLTPLNKEQVKEVVDYFKKEQVEAIAIAYLHSYVNPEHEKETVRIVKELWPEIEVSASHEVIQEWREYERTNTVALNSYVKPAASAYVNKLDNELEAFNTGSNNFIMQSNGGMTTFDESKKVPINMVESGPVAGIYGAAVLGDLINEKNIIAFDIGGTTAKCSLIENGEVKVSTDYYIERNDRNAGYPIKTPVVDIVEIGNGGGSIAWLDDAGALKVGPESAGAYPGPVSYGQGGKEPTTTDASLITGRLSAKNFDYDVNLDLVKDVIQEKIANYFDMTAEEAALGIIRIANSNMLNALKLISIRKGHNPQDFTLVAFGGGGSMHAPALAKELGVKKVVIPTASPVFSAWGMLMSDLRHDYIKTYIKRLNNLDLSEIMSQWNMIENEAYQQFDNEGVQKNQVVFDRFADMRYLGQEHTVKVPVPEGDWTDAELETIKETFHQLHEQKYTFRLDDTETEIVNLHVTAFGKVNKPAIQKTEKNTTLEEAKIETRDVYFEDSEGWIKTEVYQRELLPVNQMIKGPAVVEEKAAVTVIYKGQSLTVDDYGNLIIETGAK